One segment of Triticum aestivum cultivar Chinese Spring chromosome 2A, IWGSC CS RefSeq v2.1, whole genome shotgun sequence DNA contains the following:
- the LOC123038280 gene encoding putative FBD-associated F-box protein At1g05080, which translates to MTDMTRSKKVSDGLIAGSSSGKRIKASPCQQDCVPGASTYANGQANAEASPCQQGGTAQTEECSEPNLPEDIWHHIHSLMPLKDAARAACLSRSFLSSWRCHSILILNWEAFGLDVYADYKETARAFRNKIDHILENHSGTGVRILKLRFVPNDKAKDRDYIDKWLHKAVKPGIEELTLTIMAMSNKRKYEFPCTLISNGLGNSLRCLYLSDCSFHPMAGHCGLSSLTKLELLRVGITGDELSCLVSSSAALEQVLLRDCSKVDCLRIPCHLERLSHLKVLRCSELRLIESRAPNLSSFQFKVTSKFESHSEKHCK; encoded by the exons ATGACAGATATGACAAGGAGCAAGAAAGTCTCAG ATGGATTGATTGCTGGTTCGTCAAGCGGTAAAAGAATAAAGGCCTCACCCTGCCAGCAAGATTGTGTTCCGGGTGCATCAACTTATGCAAATGGTCAGGCAAACGCAGAGGCCTCACCCTGCCAACAAGGTGGTACTGCTCAAACAGAGGAGTGTTCAGAGCCAAATCTTCCAGAg GACATCTGGCATCATATACACTCCTTAATGCCATTGAAAGATGCTGCCAGAGCCGCCTGCCTGTCGCGGTCCTTTCTGTCTTCCTGGAGATGCCATTCGATCCTCATTTTGAACTGGGAAGCATTTGGGTTGGACGTATATGCGGATTACAAGGAAACAGCTAGAGCTTTTAGAAACAAAATTGACCACATTCTGGAAAACCACTCGGGCACTGGCGTGAGAATACTGAAACTTCGGTTTGTTCCAAATGACAAAGCGAAGGACCGTGATTATATCGACAAATGGCTTCATAAGGCTGTTAAACCAGGAATTGAAGAACTCACCCTTACTATTATGGCTATGAGCAACAAACGCAAATACGAGTTCCCGTGCACACTTATATCAAATGGGCTGGGAAACTCGCTCCGGTGTCTTTACCTTTCCGATTGTTCCTTTCATCCTATGGCTGGGCACTGTGGCTTGAGTAGCCTGACAAAACTAGAGCTGTTAAGGGTGGGTATTACAGGGGACGAGCTAAGCTGCCTTGTTTCCAGTTCTGCAGCTTTAGAGCAGGTTTTACTCAGGGATTGCAGTAAGGTAGACTGCTTGAGGATACCTTGCCATCTTGAGCGGTTAAGCCACTTGAAGGTGTTACGTTGCAGCGAGCTGCGGTTGATAGAGAGCAGAGCTCCAAATCTCTCCAGTTTTCAGTTTAAGGTAACCTCAAAGTTCGAGTCTCACTCGGAGAAGCATTGCAAGTGA
- the LOC123038281 gene encoding uncharacterized protein → MARTSARMVDGLVAGSSRVKRMKVSHCGQNCASTDDANGQGDTTQTEQCSEPYLPEDIWHHIHSLMPLKDAARAACVSQSFLSSWRCRSNLVLSRESFGLGQGEKETARDFRRKIDHILRNHSGTGVRKLNLWLVPNYNAKNRGYVDKWLEKAVTPGIEELTLSMPINNKSKYDFPCTVLSNGRGDSLRCLCLTNCSFHPIALLGCLRSLTKLELFMVRIPGDELCCLLSSSSALEWLSLRYCSKVNCLKIPCHLQHLRHVKVEDCSMRMIESKAPNLSSFQFKADLKVVNSPIVSRKLTDLKSMIICLGEMAFCPSFDCPSMFSILGASLTLETFISRGLVDLNMSLFWECKDCHGDMFKGIEYLLFLLLDGCT, encoded by the exons ATGGCGAGGACGTCGGCCAGGATGGTAG ATGGATTGGTTGCTGGTTCTTCAAGGGTTAAGAGAATGAAGGTCTCACACTGCGGGCAAAATTGTGCGTCAACCGACGATGCAAATGGACAAGGCGATACCACTCAGACAGAGCAGTGTTCAGAGCCATATCTTCCCGAG GACATCTGGCATCATATACATTCCTTGATGCCACTGAAAGATGCTGCCAGAGCTGCCTGTGTGTCTCAGTCCTTCCTGTCTTCCTGGAGATGCCGTTCCAACCTCGTTCTTAGTAGGGAATCATTTGGCTTGGGTCAAGGTGAAAAGGAAACAGCTAGAGATTTTAGAAGAAAAATTGACCATATTCTGAGAAACCACTCAGGAACTGGCGTGAGAAAACTCAACCTTTGGTTGGTTCCAAATTACAATGCGAAGAACCGTGGTTACGTTGACAAATGGCTTGAGAAGGCAGTTACACCAGGGATTGAAGAACTCACCCTTAGTATGCCTATAAACAACAAATCCAAATACGATTTTCCATGCACGGTTTTATCAAATGGGAGGGGGGACTCGCTTCGGTGTCTTTGCCTTACCAATTGTTCTTTTCATCCTATAGCCTTGCTTGGTTGTTTGAGAAGCTTGACCAAATTAGAGCTGTTTATGGTGCGTATTCCAGGGGATGAGCTATGCTGCCTTCTTTCTAGTTCTTCAGCTTTAGAGTGGCTTTCACTTAGGTATTGCAGTAAggtaaactgcttgaagataccATGTCACCTTCAGCATCTAAGGCACGTGAAGGTGGAAGATTGCAGCATGCGAATGATAGAGAGCAAAGCTCCAAATCTCTCCAGCTTTCAGTTTAAAGCTGACCTCAAG GTGGTCAATTCACCAATTGTGTCTAGGAAACTCACCGACCTGAAATCTATGATCATCTGTCTTGGAGAAATGGCCTTTTGCCCGAGCTTTGATTGTCCGTCTATGTTTTCTATCCTTGGTGCTTCTCTTACGTTGGAGACTTTCATCTCACGT GGCCTGGTTGATTTAAACATGTCCCTGTTCTGGGAGTGCAAGGACTGTCACGGGGACATG TTCAAAGGAATTGAGTACCTGCTATTCCTTCTGCTGGATGGCTGTACATAG